From the genome of Azospirillum brasilense, one region includes:
- a CDS encoding sulfurtransferase, with amino-acid sequence MTTDSHRPLVDSAWLKGALDRPDLVVLDMRTPPLGGFIPGSIHSDYAKAGWRATVDGVPGLLPDAAVLEGLIGGLGIGNGDHVVLVASGLSAADMGNATRVYWTFKTLGHDRVSVLDGGFAAWTDAGNPVATTAAARPAATFTAAPREDLRAPLPVVAAAVAGGAVPLLDARSAEQFEGKAKSPQARVPGTLPGALPFDSSSFYSAAEKRFLPTDAVKALAERAGTGDATITFCNTGHLASVSWFALSEVAGIDGVRLYDGSMSEWTADPARPVKNGPSA; translated from the coding sequence ATGACGACCGATTCCCATCGCCCGCTGGTCGACAGCGCCTGGCTGAAGGGTGCCCTCGACCGCCCCGACCTCGTGGTTCTGGACATGCGCACGCCGCCGTTGGGCGGCTTCATCCCCGGTTCGATCCATTCCGACTACGCCAAGGCCGGCTGGCGGGCGACGGTGGACGGCGTTCCGGGCCTGCTGCCCGACGCCGCCGTTCTGGAAGGGCTGATCGGCGGGTTGGGAATCGGCAACGGCGACCACGTCGTGCTGGTCGCCAGCGGCCTGAGCGCCGCCGACATGGGGAACGCGACGCGCGTCTATTGGACCTTCAAGACGCTGGGCCATGACCGCGTGTCGGTGCTGGACGGCGGCTTCGCCGCCTGGACCGACGCCGGCAATCCCGTCGCCACGACCGCCGCCGCCCGTCCTGCCGCCACCTTCACCGCGGCCCCCCGCGAGGACTTGCGCGCGCCCCTGCCCGTGGTCGCGGCGGCGGTGGCCGGCGGAGCCGTCCCGCTGCTGGACGCCCGCTCCGCCGAGCAGTTCGAGGGCAAGGCCAAGAGCCCGCAGGCCCGTGTTCCGGGCACGCTCCCGGGGGCGCTGCCGTTCGACAGCAGTTCCTTCTATTCCGCCGCCGAGAAGCGCTTCCTCCCCACCGACGCGGTGAAGGCGCTGGCGGAGCGGGCCGGGACCGGCGACGCGACGATCACCTTCTGCAACACCGGCCACCTCGCCTCGGTGTCCTGGTTCGCGCTGAGCGAGGTGGCGGGGATCGACGGGGTCCGCCTCTATGACGGGTCGATGTCGGAATGGACCGCCGACCCGGCCCGCCCTGTCAAGAACGGGCCGTCGGCGTAG
- a CDS encoding alpha/beta fold hydrolase produces the protein MAQGLPLTYLEAGEANGGTPLLVLHGLFGSARNWQTLAKRFAERHRVYALDLRNHGGAPWSDEMTYPAMAADVLRFLDDRGFARASVVGHSMGGKVAMTLALNHPDRVERLAVADIAPVAYTHTHAPFVAAMKQAKLEGCTRRSEVEAQLVDAVPEAPLRSFLLQNLVLEQGSFHWRINLDAIGARMSDLIGFPDLGDARYDGPTLFIGGTRSDYIVPDNHAAIRRHFPKAAIEMIEGAGHWLHAERPQEFAALVEAFA, from the coding sequence ATGGCCCAGGGTCTTCCCCTCACCTATCTGGAAGCCGGCGAAGCGAACGGCGGCACCCCCCTGCTGGTCCTGCACGGCCTGTTCGGGTCGGCGCGCAACTGGCAGACCCTGGCGAAGCGCTTCGCGGAGCGGCACCGGGTCTACGCCCTGGACCTGCGCAACCACGGCGGCGCCCCCTGGTCGGACGAGATGACCTACCCGGCAATGGCCGCGGACGTGCTGCGCTTCCTCGACGACCGCGGCTTTGCGCGGGCGTCGGTGGTCGGTCACTCCATGGGCGGCAAGGTGGCGATGACCCTGGCGCTGAACCATCCCGACCGGGTGGAGCGTCTGGCGGTGGCCGACATCGCGCCGGTCGCCTACACCCACACCCACGCCCCCTTCGTGGCGGCGATGAAGCAGGCCAAGCTGGAAGGCTGCACCCGCCGGTCGGAGGTCGAGGCGCAGTTGGTCGATGCGGTGCCGGAAGCCCCCCTGCGCTCCTTCCTGTTGCAGAATCTCGTTCTGGAGCAGGGGTCGTTTCACTGGCGGATCAACCTCGACGCCATCGGCGCCCGCATGAGCGACCTGATCGGCTTCCCGGATCTGGGCGACGCCCGCTACGACGGCCCCACCCTGTTCATCGGGGGCACCCGGTCCGACTACATCGTGCCGGACAACCACGCGGCCATCCGCCGCCACTTCCCGAAGGCCGCCATCGAGATGATCGAGGGCGCCGGCCACTGGCTGCACGCCGAACGCCCCCAGGAGTTCGCGGCGCTGGTCGAAGCCTTCGCGTAA
- a CDS encoding DUF2312 domain-containing protein, with protein MTTGFNTTAADQLKQFADRMERLMDEIDGLKADLKDLRSEVKSAGFNIKALDKLVAIRRKDAGEQEAELLNDLMLYAHATGTPLDIVVPEPTE; from the coding sequence GTGACGACCGGTTTCAACACCACCGCCGCCGACCAATTGAAGCAGTTCGCCGACCGCATGGAGCGGTTGATGGACGAGATCGACGGCCTGAAGGCCGACCTGAAGGACCTGCGCAGCGAGGTCAAATCCGCGGGCTTCAACATCAAGGCGCTCGACAAGTTGGTCGCCATCCGCCGCAAGGACGCCGGCGAGCAGGAGGCCGAGTTGCTGAACGACCTGATGCTCTACGCCCACGCCACCGGCACGCCGCTGGACATCGTGGTTCCCGAGCCGACCGAATGA
- the fliN gene encoding flagellar motor switch protein FliN codes for MANIDDLLGAGSSDDMSSDAFAIGDAPVEIKVVIGTAMLRVRDLLKLGRGAVVELDRHLKDPTDVYVEGVLVARGEVVIVDDKIGVTLTDFVKSSREWKR; via the coding sequence ATGGCCAACATCGACGATCTGCTGGGCGCCGGCTCGTCCGACGACATGAGCAGCGATGCCTTCGCCATCGGGGACGCGCCGGTCGAGATCAAGGTGGTCATCGGCACCGCCATGCTGCGCGTCCGCGACCTGCTGAAGCTGGGCCGCGGCGCCGTCGTGGAACTGGACCGGCACCTGAAGGACCCGACCGACGTGTATGTGGAGGGCGTCCTCGTCGCCCGCGGCGAGGTGGTCATCGTGGACGACAAGATCGGTGTCACCCTGACCGACTTCGTGAAATCCAGCCGCGAGTGGAAGCGCTAA
- a CDS encoding diaminopropionate ammonia-lyase — protein sequence MSDLPPLGTPRLFSNPRADTDQPYESAERAILSRAAFQDAMSEIGAWPGYAPTPLRSLSGLARAAGIDRIWYKDESSRFNLHSFKALGGAYAVLRLLVREVQARVPGVPVTALDLVVGRYAKVTRGITVTTATDGNHGRSVAWGAQVFGCGCVIYIPGNCSQGRQQAIESFDARVVRVAGNYDDAVRQAAADAREHGRHVVSDTSYTGYMDIPRDVMQGYTVMVEEAIGQLPASERPTHVFVQGGVGALPAAVCGHLWESLGRQRPRFVVVEPHAADCLYQSAVNGRPTPSKGDLETLMAGLACGEVSLLAWAILERGADDFLTIPDDAAVATMRLLAEGRHGGRPIVGGESGVAGLAGLLCAAADPATRASLGLAPDARVLVFGSEGATDPEVYESLVGRKPDAVLGGA from the coding sequence ATGTCCGACCTGCCGCCGCTTGGCACCCCGCGTCTTTTTTCGAATCCGCGTGCCGACACGGACCAACCCTACGAGTCCGCCGAACGGGCGATCCTGAGCCGCGCCGCCTTCCAGGACGCGATGAGCGAGATCGGCGCCTGGCCGGGCTACGCCCCGACCCCGCTGCGCTCGCTGAGCGGGCTGGCCCGCGCCGCCGGCATCGACCGCATCTGGTACAAGGACGAGAGCAGCCGCTTCAACCTGCACAGCTTCAAGGCGCTGGGCGGCGCCTACGCCGTGCTGCGCCTTCTGGTGCGCGAGGTGCAGGCCCGCGTGCCCGGCGTGCCGGTGACCGCGCTGGATCTGGTGGTTGGGCGCTACGCCAAGGTGACCCGCGGCATCACGGTGACCACGGCGACCGATGGCAACCACGGCCGCTCCGTCGCCTGGGGCGCGCAGGTGTTCGGCTGCGGCTGCGTCATCTACATTCCCGGCAACTGCTCGCAGGGGCGGCAGCAGGCCATCGAGTCCTTCGACGCCCGCGTCGTCCGCGTTGCCGGCAACTACGACGATGCGGTGCGGCAGGCGGCGGCGGACGCGCGGGAGCATGGCCGGCACGTCGTCTCAGACACCTCCTACACCGGTTACATGGACATCCCGCGCGACGTCATGCAGGGCTACACCGTGATGGTGGAGGAAGCGATCGGCCAGCTTCCGGCCAGCGAGCGCCCGACCCACGTCTTCGTGCAGGGCGGGGTTGGGGCCTTGCCCGCCGCCGTCTGCGGCCATCTGTGGGAAAGCTTGGGCCGCCAGCGCCCGCGCTTCGTGGTGGTGGAGCCGCACGCCGCCGACTGCCTGTATCAGAGCGCCGTCAACGGCCGTCCGACGCCGTCCAAGGGCGATCTGGAAACGCTGATGGCCGGGCTGGCCTGCGGCGAGGTGTCCCTGCTGGCCTGGGCGATCCTGGAGCGTGGCGCCGACGATTTCCTGACCATCCCCGACGACGCGGCGGTGGCGACCATGCGCCTGCTGGCCGAGGGGCGGCACGGCGGGCGGCCCATCGTGGGCGGGGAGTCCGGCGTGGCCGGTCTGGCCGGCCTGCTCTGCGCCGCGGCGGACCCGGCGACCCGCGCCAGCCTGGGCCTCGCCCCGGACGCCCGCGTGCTGGTCTTCGGATCGGAAGGGGCGACCGACCCCGAGGTCTATGAATCCCTGGTGGGCCGCAAGCCGGACGCGGTGCTGGGCGGCGCCTGA
- a CDS encoding response regulator: protein MEDESLAAEAVGMAAMDLGHIVCGTARTEEEAVAIAGRERPDVALMDVRLAGGDGIEAARRLRANYGVRSIFLSGYANHAIMARITETYPLGVVNKPYSLAQLKLALDLAARRLHGPRG from the coding sequence GTGGAGGACGAATCCCTGGCCGCCGAGGCGGTGGGCATGGCCGCCATGGATCTCGGCCACATCGTCTGCGGCACCGCACGCACGGAAGAGGAGGCGGTGGCCATCGCCGGGCGCGAGCGTCCCGACGTGGCGCTGATGGACGTGCGGCTGGCCGGCGGCGACGGGATCGAAGCGGCGCGGCGTCTGCGCGCCAACTACGGCGTCCGCTCGATCTTCCTGTCCGGCTACGCCAACCATGCGATCATGGCCCGCATCACCGAGACCTACCCGCTGGGCGTGGTCAACAAACCCTATTCGCTCGCCCAGCTGAAATTGGCTCTGGACCTCGCGGCGCGGCGCCTGCACGGCCCGCGCGGCTGA
- the murJ gene encoding murein biosynthesis integral membrane protein MurJ: protein MLRNILSVGGLTLVSRVLGFLRDVLTAALLGAGPVADAFFVAFRLPNHFRALFAEGAFNSAFVPLFSAKLVQDGQAAAKRFAEEVMSLLLAVQLLFLAGILAIMPQFMTVFAPGFSDEPEKFRLAVLFTSITFPYLLFISLESLLAGVLNSMGRFGAAAAAPILLNLCLIAAMVLAAPLLPTVGHALSWGVFAAGLAQFLYLYWEASRAGMGLRLPWPRLTPDVKRFLTVLGPAALGSGLTQINLFVDTLIASLLPTGAVSYLYYADRLNQLPLGVIGIAVGTVLLPEMARRIKGGDEPGAVESQNRAVELSLVLTLPAAAAFLVAGLPIVSVLFQHGAFGPTDAAQSAATLQAYALGLPAFVVIRSLVNGFYARHDTATPVRVALAATAVNVALKLALMGPLAQVGLAVATSVAAWVNAGLLAWLLTRRGLFKADARLLRNLPRMAIAALAMGGTLWLVQTQLSSWLTAHGLFERLGGLVLLGLAGLLVYAVLAVALGLLRRSDLGRFRRRRKSV from the coding sequence GTGCTCCGCAACATCCTGTCCGTCGGCGGGCTGACGCTGGTCAGCCGCGTCCTTGGCTTTCTGCGCGACGTCCTGACCGCAGCGCTGCTCGGCGCCGGGCCGGTGGCCGACGCCTTCTTCGTGGCGTTCCGGCTGCCCAACCATTTCCGCGCCCTGTTCGCGGAGGGGGCCTTCAACTCGGCCTTCGTGCCGCTGTTCTCCGCCAAGCTGGTGCAGGACGGGCAGGCCGCCGCCAAGCGCTTCGCCGAGGAGGTGATGAGCCTGCTGCTGGCGGTGCAGTTGCTGTTCCTGGCCGGCATCCTGGCGATCATGCCGCAGTTCATGACCGTCTTCGCGCCGGGCTTCTCCGACGAGCCGGAGAAGTTCCGGCTGGCCGTCCTCTTCACAAGCATCACCTTCCCGTACCTGCTGTTCATCTCGCTGGAATCGCTGCTGGCCGGCGTGCTCAACAGCATGGGGCGGTTCGGGGCGGCGGCGGCGGCGCCGATCCTGCTGAATCTGTGCCTGATCGCGGCGATGGTGCTGGCCGCGCCGCTGCTGCCCACGGTCGGCCACGCCCTGTCCTGGGGCGTCTTCGCCGCTGGGCTGGCGCAGTTCCTCTATCTCTACTGGGAGGCCAGCCGCGCCGGGATGGGGCTGCGTCTGCCCTGGCCGCGCCTGACGCCGGACGTGAAGCGGTTCCTGACCGTGTTGGGGCCGGCGGCGCTGGGGTCCGGCCTGACGCAGATCAACCTGTTCGTTGACACGCTGATCGCCTCGCTGCTGCCCACCGGGGCGGTGTCCTACCTCTATTACGCGGACCGGCTGAACCAGTTGCCGCTGGGCGTCATCGGGATCGCGGTGGGAACCGTTCTGCTTCCGGAAATGGCCCGGCGCATCAAGGGCGGCGACGAGCCCGGCGCGGTGGAGAGCCAGAACCGGGCGGTGGAGTTGTCGCTGGTTCTGACCCTGCCGGCCGCCGCCGCCTTCCTGGTCGCCGGCCTGCCCATCGTGTCGGTGCTGTTCCAGCACGGCGCCTTCGGTCCGACCGACGCCGCGCAGTCCGCCGCCACCCTGCAGGCCTACGCTCTGGGCCTGCCGGCCTTCGTGGTGATCCGCAGCCTCGTGAACGGCTTCTACGCCCGGCACGACACGGCGACCCCGGTGCGGGTGGCGCTGGCCGCGACGGCGGTCAACGTGGCGCTGAAGCTGGCTCTGATGGGGCCGCTGGCCCAGGTCGGGCTGGCGGTGGCGACCTCCGTCGCCGCCTGGGTCAACGCCGGGCTGCTGGCGTGGCTGCTGACCCGGCGCGGGCTGTTCAAGGCCGATGCCCGGCTGCTGCGCAACCTGCCGCGCATGGCCATCGCGGCGCTCGCCATGGGCGGCACGCTGTGGCTGGTGCAGACCCAGCTGTCGTCCTGGCTGACCGCCCATGGGCTGTTCGAGCGGCTGGGCGGGCTGGTGTTGCTCGGCCTTGCCGGCCTGCTGGTCTACGCGGTGCTGGCGGTCGCGCTGGGCCTGCTGCGCCGGTCGGATCTCGGGCGGTTCCGCCGGCGTCGCAAGAGCGTCTGA